The Corynebacterium tuberculostearicum genome window below encodes:
- the murJ gene encoding murein biosynthesis integral membrane protein MurJ, which translates to MTDKTGREAEHVEKSPAGVVDPKDAAVPAEHPAPAGARGRIVQASPPAPVPEKRPTPAVKDTTVPPEEDKSALTGRNADNESSNQDVIRATGTMAIATLLSRITGFLRQMLIGATLGATVGTAFSSANQIPNLVTEIVLGAVLTSLVVPVLVRAEKEDTDRGETFVRRLFTLAFSILGIVTIASVVLAPFLTRMMLPEDSKANAVQATSLAFLLLPQILFYGLFALFQAVLNTKNIFGPGAWAPVINNFISIGVLLAYRFLPGQLDPHEPTPVADPHVMLLGLGTTTAVMVQCLILLPYLKKAGINLRPKWGLDARIKQFGGMALAIITYVAISQLGYVVTSRVAAYADAGAPLVYQNAWLMLQVPYGVIGVTLLTAIMPRLSRNAADGDVDAVVRDLTLGSKLTFIALIPIVIFMTGFGVPIARALFQYGAYGAESAEQLGLTISFSAFTLIPYALVLLHLRVFYAREEAWTPTFIIAGITLTKIVLTLLAPLMTSNPDRVVILLGTANGFGFVSGAVIGGFLLKRKLGSLGGKAVTQTVLWASGAGLVGLVVSWALYWGVNWLLPENLPSIVSLIKVAVLGIIFLIATGLVLSKSSLPEVQNLARALQRIPGMSRFIKVDSSKAIELEEPDVPEIQPVFSQDAFNATLVPPPMSAGIVRGPRLVPGAPVSDGRFRLLQDHGAVTGAQFWQAREQSTGRLVALTFVDTNSLAPIAPSTPGVAARRSAEISRNTRRLAELELDTVADNIQVLSYRTGCLVVADWFEGTSLKQVAEADNLDPHSVARATAPLFADAAAAHDAGLILGVEHRDRFRVSTDGVVKVAFPAVLDGTSAATDREALSSALELLVESTEPSPKKLRDISEDANLPADEAAQRVEDAHYGLDSADEDSREEKMEELQEAQALTLAGIAQRLRDFAPDEPEEAPEALPVKAQVEPDQEDDPAQEPGFGGRGYSGSGVIVIGIFATIFVVAMAALTTWIMSLLSNVEASNPVSETIHGSTDIPDTPPVRLQPSSAVTVPDNKDYAALIDGKTATTWSTEEEDTGVLVTLDTPTHLAVLPVVQSNSTGAKYAVYGVNQDSFNPENPQAGSLHQLARGKFESGKEDIELEETTEQFDGLLLMITELPKSDKATIADIGLVGQP; encoded by the coding sequence ATGACTGATAAGACTGGCCGCGAGGCCGAACACGTGGAGAAGTCACCTGCGGGTGTAGTTGACCCGAAGGATGCCGCCGTGCCGGCAGAGCACCCCGCCCCGGCGGGTGCCCGCGGCCGCATCGTCCAGGCCTCTCCTCCCGCTCCGGTACCAGAAAAGCGCCCCACCCCAGCGGTGAAGGACACCACCGTTCCTCCTGAGGAGGATAAGTCCGCGCTCACTGGACGCAACGCAGACAATGAATCATCCAATCAGGATGTTATCCGCGCAACAGGCACGATGGCCATCGCGACGCTGCTGTCCCGCATCACCGGCTTCTTGCGCCAGATGCTCATCGGCGCCACGCTCGGCGCCACGGTGGGAACTGCGTTTAGCAGCGCCAACCAGATTCCCAACCTCGTCACCGAGATCGTTTTGGGTGCGGTGCTGACCTCTCTGGTTGTGCCCGTCCTCGTGCGCGCCGAAAAGGAAGACACGGACCGCGGCGAGACCTTTGTCCGGCGGCTATTTACCCTGGCCTTTTCCATCCTGGGCATAGTCACCATCGCCTCTGTGGTGCTCGCCCCCTTCTTGACCAGGATGATGCTGCCGGAAGATTCCAAGGCCAATGCCGTGCAGGCAACTTCCTTGGCCTTCTTGCTCCTGCCGCAGATTCTTTTCTACGGCCTCTTCGCCCTCTTCCAGGCCGTGCTCAATACCAAGAATATCTTTGGTCCGGGCGCCTGGGCGCCGGTGATCAATAACTTCATCTCCATTGGCGTGCTGCTGGCTTATCGCTTCCTGCCCGGCCAACTAGACCCGCATGAGCCCACGCCGGTGGCCGATCCCCACGTCATGCTCTTGGGCTTGGGCACCACCACAGCGGTGATGGTGCAGTGCCTCATCCTATTGCCGTATCTGAAAAAGGCCGGCATTAATCTGCGCCCCAAATGGGGCCTGGATGCGCGCATCAAGCAATTCGGCGGCATGGCTTTGGCCATCATTACTTATGTGGCCATCTCCCAGCTGGGCTACGTGGTCACCTCCCGCGTGGCCGCCTATGCGGATGCCGGCGCACCGCTGGTCTATCAGAATGCCTGGCTCATGCTGCAGGTGCCTTATGGCGTTATCGGCGTGACGCTCCTGACGGCGATTATGCCGCGCCTGTCCCGCAACGCCGCCGACGGCGATGTAGATGCCGTGGTCCGCGATCTCACCCTAGGCTCCAAGCTGACCTTCATCGCGCTTATCCCCATCGTCATCTTTATGACCGGCTTCGGCGTTCCTATCGCCCGCGCCCTCTTCCAATACGGTGCCTACGGCGCCGAGAGCGCCGAGCAGCTCGGCCTGACCATCAGCTTCTCCGCCTTCACGCTCATCCCGTATGCCTTGGTGCTGCTGCACCTGCGCGTGTTCTATGCCCGCGAGGAAGCCTGGACGCCTACCTTCATCATCGCCGGCATCACGCTGACCAAGATCGTCCTCACGCTTTTGGCACCATTGATGACGTCCAACCCGGACCGCGTGGTGATTCTGCTCGGTACGGCCAATGGCTTTGGCTTCGTCTCCGGTGCGGTCATTGGCGGCTTCCTGCTCAAGCGCAAGCTCGGCAGCCTCGGCGGCAAGGCCGTCACCCAAACCGTGCTGTGGGCTTCCGGTGCCGGCCTGGTGGGCTTGGTCGTCTCCTGGGCGCTGTATTGGGGCGTGAATTGGCTCCTCCCGGAGAATCTGCCGTCCATCGTCTCGCTGATCAAGGTCGCGGTGCTTGGCATCATCTTCCTCATCGCCACCGGCCTGGTGCTGTCCAAGTCCTCCTTGCCGGAGGTCCAGAACCTGGCCCGTGCCCTACAGCGCATCCCGGGCATGTCCCGCTTCATCAAGGTCGATTCCTCCAAGGCCATCGAGCTGGAGGAGCCCGACGTACCGGAAATTCAACCGGTATTCTCCCAGGACGCCTTCAACGCCACCCTGGTGCCGCCGCCGATGTCCGCCGGTATCGTCCGCGGACCACGCCTCGTGCCGGGTGCCCCGGTATCGGATGGCCGCTTCCGCCTGCTCCAAGATCACGGTGCGGTCACTGGTGCGCAGTTCTGGCAGGCACGCGAACAGTCCACCGGCCGACTGGTCGCCTTGACGTTCGTCGATACCAATAGCCTGGCGCCGATTGCGCCATCGACTCCGGGAGTTGCCGCCCGCCGCTCCGCAGAGATCTCGCGCAATACCCGCCGCCTGGCCGAGCTGGAGCTCGATACCGTGGCGGATAATATCCAGGTTCTGTCTTATCGCACTGGCTGCCTGGTAGTGGCGGATTGGTTTGAGGGCACCTCCCTTAAGCAGGTGGCTGAGGCCGATAACCTCGATCCCCATTCCGTGGCTCGTGCTACTGCACCGCTATTTGCAGACGCCGCCGCTGCCCACGATGCCGGCCTCATCCTCGGCGTGGAACACCGCGATCGTTTCCGCGTTTCTACCGATGGCGTGGTCAAGGTTGCCTTCCCCGCCGTGCTGGATGGCACCTCCGCCGCTACCGACCGCGAGGCTCTAAGCTCCGCCCTCGAGCTGCTCGTAGAGTCCACGGAGCCTTCGCCGAAGAAGCTGCGCGATATTTCTGAGGACGCCAACCTTCCCGCGGACGAGGCCGCCCAGCGCGTCGAAGATGCGCACTACGGACTCGATAGTGCTGATGAGGACAGCCGCGAGGAAAAGATGGAGGAGCTGCAAGAGGCACAGGCGCTAACCTTGGCCGGCATCGCCCAGCGCCTGCGCGACTTCGCACCGGATGAACCAGAAGAAGCACCTGAGGCCCTGCCGGTGAAGGCACAGGTAGAACCGGATCAAGAGGATGACCCGGCGCAAGAACCCGGCTTTGGCGGCCGCGGTTATTCCGGTTCCGGCGTCATCGTCATCGGCATCTTCGCCACCATCTTCGTCGTAGCAATGGCCGCGCTCACCACCTGGATCATGTCCTTGCTCAGCAATGTGGAGGCATCCAACCCGGTCAGCGAGACCATCCATGGCAGCACGGACATTCCGGATACCCCGCCGGTGCGTCTCCAGCCTTCCTCTGCGGTTACCGTCCCTGATAACAAGGACTATGCAGCGCTTATCGACGGCAAAACGGCCACCACCTGGTCCACCGAAGAGGAGGACACCGGCGTCCTCGTCACCTTGGATACGCCAACGCACCTTGCGGTACTGCCGGTGGTGCAGTCCAACTCCACTGGGGCAAAGTACGCCGTCTATGGCGTAAATCAGGACAGCTTCAATCCGGAAAACCCACAAGCTGGCTCCCTGCACCAACTGGCCAGGGGCAAGTTCGAAAGCGGCAAGGAAGATATCGAGCTGGAGGAAACCACCGAGCAATTCGACGGCCTCCTCCTCATGATCACCGAGCTGCCCAAGTCCGATAAGGCAACCATCGCAGACATTGGTCTCGTCGGGCAGCCCTAG
- a CDS encoding ATP-binding cassette domain-containing protein — MEPLDHQVDEICMVVTARVNALRVRRSNKTILDIPQLVIDERPTLLLGANGAGKSTLFSALASDSSPKEGTVLRKGSISLVEQTFNPIIGFTSSEYCAYVAWLFGRDKKTAKKESLDWLDFVDLSRVSSQRCESLSGGERSRLAIATALNSGAETLLLDEPSAALDPLSKEHVTEVYQRIVDRGHNLVVSTHDAGELQRPFERVLVLDKGKLHFDGSRQDFVQLATESGNTPAHILSRSFVRRGNYSDS; from the coding sequence TTGGAACCACTTGACCATCAAGTGGATGAAATTTGTATGGTAGTAACTGCTCGGGTTAATGCACTAAGAGTGCGGCGTTCAAATAAGACAATTCTGGATATACCGCAGCTGGTGATAGATGAACGCCCCACGCTTCTACTGGGGGCTAATGGTGCTGGGAAATCAACGCTTTTTTCTGCTCTTGCATCAGATTCTTCTCCGAAGGAAGGAACAGTACTAAGGAAGGGATCTATATCTCTAGTAGAGCAGACATTCAATCCTATTATCGGTTTCACCTCTAGTGAGTACTGCGCTTATGTTGCTTGGTTGTTCGGGCGAGATAAAAAGACTGCAAAGAAAGAAAGCTTAGATTGGCTAGATTTTGTAGATTTGTCAAGAGTGTCTAGTCAACGGTGCGAAAGTCTTAGTGGAGGAGAACGCTCTAGGTTGGCGATCGCCACTGCGTTGAACTCTGGGGCGGAAACATTACTGCTTGATGAACCTAGTGCGGCACTTGATCCACTCAGCAAAGAGCATGTCACTGAGGTATACCAACGGATTGTGGATAGAGGGCATAACCTAGTTGTCTCAACGCATGATGCTGGCGAACTACAGAGGCCTTTCGAGCGTGTTCTTGTTCTTGATAAGGGGAAGCTACATTTCGATGGTTCACGGCAAGATTTTGTACAGCTAGCTACAGAGTCGGGAAATACCCCGGCGCATATTCTCTCACGATCTTTTGTACGGAGAGGAAATTACAGTGATTCCTAA
- a CDS encoding AzlC family ABC transporter permease: MREDIAQGLRDTWAAAIGLIPLGLAFGLLMVQSGFSWWWTPIFSIVIYAGSMEFLAISMVTGGATAVASLVTGFMVNFRHIFYGLTFPRHRIRSRLGRAYSTYALTDETYAIVSSLPTDDRPTGARILTIQIFCQALWVGGGIVGALAGQVIPSTVQGMEFALVALFVVLAMDSFRNNQDLSLPLSAAMVGILAAAFAPGQLLMVALSAYFILLIIRYLSPRVDAAFTLRRRGDVKRFREEY, from the coding sequence ATGCGTGAGGATATTGCACAAGGCTTGCGGGATACCTGGGCCGCCGCCATCGGCCTTATTCCCCTCGGCCTAGCCTTCGGCCTGCTCATGGTCCAATCTGGCTTCAGTTGGTGGTGGACGCCTATTTTCTCCATCGTCATTTACGCCGGCTCGATGGAGTTCCTCGCCATTTCCATGGTCACCGGCGGCGCCACAGCCGTGGCTTCTCTAGTCACCGGTTTCATGGTGAACTTCCGCCATATTTTCTATGGCCTCACCTTTCCCCGCCACCGCATTCGCTCGCGCCTAGGCAGGGCTTATTCCACCTACGCGCTTACCGACGAAACCTATGCCATCGTCTCCTCCCTCCCCACCGATGACCGTCCGACCGGGGCCCGGATCCTCACCATCCAAATTTTTTGTCAGGCCCTGTGGGTAGGCGGTGGCATTGTCGGTGCTCTCGCCGGCCAGGTCATTCCCTCTACCGTGCAGGGCATGGAATTCGCCCTAGTGGCGCTGTTCGTCGTGCTGGCTATGGATTCCTTCCGCAATAACCAGGACCTTTCTTTACCCCTAAGCGCGGCGATGGTGGGGATCCTCGCGGCCGCCTTCGCCCCTGGACAACTCCTCATGGTGGCCCTGAGCGCCTACTTCATCCTGCTCATTATTCGGTACCTATCCCCACGCGTCGATGCGGCTTTTACCTTGCGTAGACGAGGCGACGTTAAGAGATTCCGTGAGGAGTACTAA
- a CDS encoding YqgE/AlgH family protein, with protein MFADRLFNALERNDPAPGQLLIAAPGMLSPEFARSVILVIEHNDMMTFGVDLTKRSEVAIFNVLPEWLPVVAKPQALYIGGPLNQQSVVGLAQTNQGVDPDKHDRLTRLAPRLAHVDLRAEPEEIEPLVSGMRMFAGYAEWGPGQLEEEIEAGEWFVSPALAQDVITPGPADLWSDVMKRQPMPLPLYSTYPVNVEDN; from the coding sequence ATGTTTGCCGATAGATTATTCAACGCCCTCGAGCGCAATGACCCCGCCCCCGGCCAGCTGCTCATCGCCGCTCCGGGCATGCTTTCGCCGGAATTCGCCCGTTCCGTCATTCTCGTCATTGAGCACAATGACATGATGACCTTCGGCGTGGATCTGACCAAGCGCTCCGAGGTGGCGATTTTCAATGTGCTGCCAGAATGGCTTCCCGTTGTGGCCAAGCCGCAGGCGCTGTACATCGGCGGCCCGCTCAATCAGCAATCCGTCGTAGGGCTCGCGCAGACCAACCAGGGCGTCGATCCGGACAAGCACGACCGACTCACCCGCCTCGCCCCGCGCCTCGCGCATGTGGATCTGCGCGCGGAGCCGGAAGAGATAGAGCCCTTGGTCTCGGGTATGCGCATGTTTGCCGGCTACGCCGAGTGGGGCCCGGGCCAGCTAGAAGAGGAAATCGAGGCCGGCGAATGGTTCGTCTCCCCTGCCCTGGCCCAAGACGTTATTACGCCGGGCCCGGCCGACCTCTGGTCCGATGTTATGAAGCGCCAACCCATGCCGTTGCCGTTGTACTCCACCTATCCTGTCAACGTGGAAGACAATTAA
- a CDS encoding CCA tRNA nucleotidyltransferase, whose translation MNFQDTQLIGVLARAESTVSSLSSLLGGLVEKFAARGYSLYLVGGSVRDALLGRLGNDLDFTTPARPEVVKEILDEWAETVWDTGIDFGTVSAAYKGQQIEITTFRSDSYDGQSRNPEVVYGDTLEGDLVRRDFKANAMAIELLADASFKFHDPLHGLRDIADRVLDTPDKPEISFHDDPLRMLRAARFASQLEFRVADRVVEAMRDMAGEIQRITVERVQVELDKLICGTAPWDGIDLLVSTGIADYIFPEIPALRMTADEHAQHKDVYAHSLKVLSQAMDQEEDGPDLVLRWAALLHDIGKPDTFDNTDGKVSFHHHEVVGAKLARKRLRKLKYPKATTEAIGQLVYLHMRFHGFGENQWTDSAVRRYVTDAGDLLPRLHKLVRADCTTRNAKKARRLQRTYDQLEERIEEIGRKEDLARVRPDLDGNEIMEILGLQPGPEVGQAWSYLKELRLEHGPLEREDAIAKLREWWDSKQ comes from the coding sequence GTGAATTTTCAGGACACTCAGCTAATCGGCGTTCTTGCCCGCGCGGAATCCACCGTCTCCTCCCTCAGTAGCCTGCTGGGCGGACTGGTGGAGAAATTTGCCGCGCGCGGCTACTCGCTCTACCTCGTGGGCGGCTCTGTGCGCGATGCGCTTTTGGGCCGCTTGGGAAATGACCTGGACTTTACTACCCCGGCTCGCCCCGAGGTGGTCAAGGAGATCCTCGATGAGTGGGCCGAAACCGTGTGGGATACCGGCATAGACTTCGGTACCGTCTCCGCGGCCTACAAGGGCCAGCAGATTGAGATCACTACCTTCCGCTCCGATTCTTATGACGGCCAGTCCCGCAATCCTGAGGTGGTTTACGGTGACACCTTGGAAGGCGATCTTGTCCGGCGCGACTTCAAGGCCAATGCGATGGCCATTGAGCTGCTTGCCGACGCCTCCTTTAAGTTCCACGATCCCCTCCACGGCCTCCGAGACATAGCTGACCGGGTGCTCGATACCCCGGATAAGCCGGAGATCTCCTTCCACGATGATCCTCTCCGCATGCTGCGTGCGGCTCGGTTTGCCTCCCAGCTAGAATTTCGCGTGGCCGATCGCGTCGTGGAGGCCATGCGGGATATGGCTGGTGAGATCCAGCGCATCACCGTGGAGCGCGTGCAGGTGGAGCTGGATAAGCTCATCTGCGGCACGGCCCCGTGGGATGGCATTGATCTACTGGTATCTACGGGAATCGCGGACTATATCTTCCCGGAGATCCCCGCGCTACGCATGACCGCGGACGAACACGCGCAGCACAAGGACGTCTATGCCCACTCGCTCAAGGTGCTAAGCCAGGCCATGGATCAAGAGGAAGATGGTCCAGACCTCGTTCTGCGCTGGGCGGCGCTGCTGCACGATATTGGCAAGCCGGATACCTTTGATAACACCGATGGCAAGGTCTCCTTCCACCACCACGAGGTGGTGGGCGCCAAGCTCGCCCGCAAGCGCCTGCGGAAGTTGAAATACCCCAAGGCCACTACGGAGGCCATCGGCCAACTGGTTTATTTGCATATGCGCTTCCACGGGTTTGGGGAAAATCAGTGGACTGATTCCGCCGTGCGCCGCTATGTCACCGACGCCGGCGATCTCCTTCCCCGATTGCACAAGCTGGTGCGCGCCGATTGCACCACCCGCAATGCCAAGAAGGCCCGTCGCCTCCAGCGCACCTACGATCAGCTGGAAGAGCGCATCGAAGAGATCGGCCGCAAGGAGGACCTGGCGCGCGTGCGTCCAGACCTCGACGGCAACGAGATCATGGAGATCTTAGGCCTCCAGCCCGGCCCTGAGGTGGGCCAGGCGTGGTCCTATCTCAAGGAGCTGCGCCTCGAGCATGGACCCCTCGAGCGCGAGGACGCGATTGCGAAGTTGCGCGAGTGGTGGGATTCTAAACAGTGA
- a CDS encoding DUF6049 family protein translates to MRQRLKSWAVVGGCMAVAGWGVCLPLPEAAAQMDSAAEKQQDIQAWLGARGPERATLDLLAAEPFTVGKNLKLTFRLHNPTDEAMEDLQLTSRRGNAVEDTAQARTQLATGEFPYYGPSTTTAPLQPGESREVTFQVPTSLHGEQTLAIEEPGSYPLLFTLTGTVGGEAVSFAEERLVGQVKGKEQALGDAPSDPTPHDLTVIYPISSDIDSIPGGAGGEELILSSDELADELTEGGRLDRLVSTYADHDLRGAGCVAIDPALLDTVNRMAEGYKVGSARPAQAERPKRLRDSWFTNEDDVHLEPGSGKEDAARWLKRLRELDCFMSMPWANANASSVAKANNPFLTYEGLQRGNHTIERILGAKPATTVLAVGSGYVDQQLPLPALVADNTSWPGRAVTFDASLGALLAQTGSKPQTVGYSNPELRYDYSLDSDLSRAITGGAALSLAASDDTVARLPNYLDPSAAEYALDSAEALIASGKSHPRTVGSLKQETAEPGSLPGSPFSDPAAFAESDIVRVEQQARYTDELMNIMVDEPDIALTRYEFVLPLRRDLLAALSLTNRDSLGSNAEAQRRFTHTMDVHSDTLRDLRSSVALIPPGNVYTRVSESSPLLIVAENGLPLPVEAKLQYDAPDGARLNTPKSVRIPAKGSITVSMTADMPKDADRTDIGLWLATPEKQTISEPINIAVQTRAGIVSVYGVGIVGALALVLATLFRLGRHRRKKSQRLKK, encoded by the coding sequence ATGCGCCAGCGCCTGAAGTCTTGGGCCGTCGTGGGCGGCTGCATGGCGGTAGCGGGGTGGGGCGTGTGCCTGCCGCTACCAGAGGCCGCCGCGCAGATGGACTCGGCCGCCGAAAAGCAGCAGGATATCCAGGCATGGTTGGGCGCGCGCGGGCCGGAGCGGGCCACTCTTGATCTCCTTGCGGCCGAGCCCTTTACCGTGGGCAAGAACCTGAAACTGACCTTCCGGCTGCACAATCCTACCGATGAAGCCATGGAGGATCTCCAGCTCACGAGCCGCCGCGGCAATGCCGTGGAGGATACCGCGCAGGCCCGCACGCAGCTGGCCACCGGCGAATTCCCGTATTACGGTCCCAGCACCACCACCGCGCCCCTGCAGCCGGGCGAATCCCGGGAGGTCACCTTCCAGGTTCCCACCTCCCTGCACGGGGAGCAGACCCTGGCCATCGAAGAGCCTGGCTCCTATCCGCTGCTGTTTACCCTCACCGGCACCGTAGGCGGCGAGGCGGTTAGCTTTGCGGAGGAGCGCCTGGTAGGCCAGGTGAAGGGGAAGGAGCAGGCGCTTGGCGATGCCCCCTCAGATCCCACACCCCACGATCTCACCGTGATCTATCCCATCAGCTCCGATATCGACTCGATACCAGGCGGCGCTGGGGGAGAGGAGCTTATCCTCTCCTCTGATGAGTTAGCAGATGAACTGACTGAGGGCGGCCGGCTCGATCGCTTGGTCAGCACGTACGCCGACCACGACCTGCGCGGGGCAGGCTGCGTAGCCATCGATCCCGCCCTCTTGGATACGGTCAACCGCATGGCGGAGGGCTATAAGGTGGGCTCTGCCCGCCCAGCTCAAGCCGAGCGCCCTAAGCGCCTGCGCGATTCATGGTTCACTAACGAGGACGATGTGCACCTCGAACCCGGCTCAGGGAAAGAGGATGCCGCCCGCTGGCTCAAGCGCCTGCGCGAGCTCGATTGCTTTATGTCTATGCCGTGGGCGAACGCCAATGCTTCCTCCGTGGCCAAAGCGAATAATCCCTTCCTTACCTACGAAGGACTGCAACGCGGCAATCACACCATCGAGCGAATTCTCGGTGCCAAGCCGGCCACCACCGTGCTCGCCGTCGGCTCCGGCTATGTGGATCAGCAGCTGCCCCTGCCCGCATTGGTGGCGGATAATACTTCGTGGCCCGGCCGCGCCGTGACTTTCGACGCCTCCCTGGGCGCCCTCCTCGCCCAAACCGGCTCCAAACCACAGACGGTGGGCTATTCCAACCCAGAGCTGCGCTACGATTACTCGCTCGATTCCGATCTTTCTCGTGCCATCACCGGCGGCGCCGCACTGAGCTTGGCCGCGAGCGATGACACCGTGGCACGCTTGCCCAATTACTTGGATCCCAGCGCGGCCGAGTACGCACTCGACTCTGCCGAGGCACTCATCGCTTCCGGTAAGTCCCATCCGCGCACCGTCGGCAGCCTGAAGCAGGAGACCGCGGAGCCCGGTTCACTGCCCGGCAGCCCCTTTAGCGATCCCGCCGCCTTTGCCGAATCCGATATCGTCCGCGTGGAACAGCAGGCCCGCTATACCGATGAGCTGATGAATATCATGGTCGATGAGCCCGATATCGCGCTCACTCGCTATGAATTCGTCCTGCCTTTGCGCCGGGATCTGCTCGCCGCCCTCTCGCTGACCAACCGCGATAGCTTGGGAAGCAATGCAGAGGCGCAGCGCCGGTTCACTCATACGATGGATGTGCATTCCGATACGCTGCGGGACCTGCGTTCTTCTGTGGCGCTTATCCCACCGGGCAATGTCTATACCCGCGTATCTGAGTCATCGCCGCTGCTCATCGTGGCAGAAAATGGACTGCCACTACCGGTGGAGGCCAAGCTGCAATACGACGCCCCCGATGGCGCGCGCCTCAACACACCCAAGAGCGTCCGTATTCCGGCCAAGGGGTCTATTACTGTATCCATGACCGCCGATATGCCTAAGGACGCCGATCGCACGGACATTGGCCTGTGGCTTGCTACCCCAGAAAAGCAGACCATCTCCGAGCCCATCAATATCGCTGTGCAAACGCGTGCCGGTATCGTAAGCGTGTATGGCGTCGGCATAGTCGGCGCCCTTGCGCTGGTCTTAGCCACGCTCTTCCGGCTAGGCCGCCATCGGCGCAAAAAATCACAAAGGCTTAAAAAGTAA
- a CDS encoding YceI family protein, with protein MSLAAGTYALDPAHTAIGFVAKHAMVTKVRGNFADFESTITVAENIAESAAEATIRTASITTGNDDRDAHVKNEDFFAVEQYPEITFKATNLNVDENGNGTVTGDLTIKDTTKSVDLDVDDVATAEDPFGNTRLGFEATTKINRKDFGIDFNAPLKTGGVLVSEEIKIELEVSAIKQ; from the coding sequence ATGTCCCTCGCAGCAGGTACCTACGCACTAGACCCAGCCCACACCGCTATCGGATTCGTCGCCAAGCACGCGATGGTGACCAAGGTTCGCGGTAACTTCGCAGACTTCGAAAGCACCATCACCGTGGCCGAGAACATCGCCGAGTCCGCTGCTGAGGCAACCATCCGCACCGCTTCCATCACCACCGGCAACGATGACCGCGATGCACACGTAAAAAATGAGGACTTCTTCGCAGTAGAGCAGTACCCGGAGATCACCTTCAAGGCCACCAACCTCAACGTTGATGAGAATGGCAACGGCACCGTCACCGGTGACCTCACCATTAAGGACACCACCAAGTCCGTCGACCTCGACGTTGACGATGTTGCTACCGCTGAGGACCCATTTGGCAATACCCGCTTGGGCTTCGAGGCAACCACCAAGATCAACCGCAAGGACTTCGGCATCGACTTCAACGCCCCGCTGAAGACCGGCGGCGTGCTGGTCTCCGAGGAGATCAAGATTGAGCTCGAGGTCTCCGCTATCAAGCAGTAA
- a CDS encoding IS110 family transposase has protein sequence MSTTFDCPTGPVAGIDTHTDTHTVAVISDTGRHIATDTFPATNPGYVAISEFMATYGVTTVGVEGTSSYGAGLTRHLRTQKYSVVEVLRPTRAVRRRDGKSDPVDAVAAARQVLTGEALSIPKDTSGPVESLRGLQITRRQLVMTAAKLMTTIKSLLVTAPDEIRRRYSAMSTLVMVEALSRCRPSADLADPRNGVLLALKTLATTYRDLQKQGTQLEKHISILVEMINPHVTSIFGCGSVVAADLIVSVGDNPGRIHSEAALAHLCGAAPIPASSGRTHRHRLNRGGDRRANSALHRIALVRMHHDQRTRDYVAKRTKEGLSKKEILRCLKRAIVREVYRVLCLGQAVLPTGQVEVDELKARRIERQLSQAQVAEKLGCAPARISDIETGKRPLPELRLAYEELLKSA, from the coding sequence ATGTCTACCACTTTCGACTGCCCCACCGGCCCCGTTGCCGGAATCGACACCCACACCGATACCCACACTGTTGCCGTTATTTCGGACACCGGCCGGCACATCGCCACCGACACCTTCCCCGCCACCAACCCTGGCTACGTGGCGATTTCAGAGTTCATGGCAACCTACGGTGTCACCACCGTCGGTGTGGAAGGAACCAGCTCCTATGGAGCAGGCCTGACACGCCACCTTCGCACCCAGAAATACTCAGTCGTAGAAGTCTTACGCCCTACCCGGGCCGTTCGACGCCGGGACGGCAAATCAGACCCCGTTGATGCTGTCGCTGCCGCCCGCCAGGTGCTCACCGGGGAAGCCTTAAGCATCCCGAAAGACACTTCCGGGCCAGTGGAATCCCTCCGTGGGTTGCAGATCACCCGCCGTCAGCTCGTGATGACAGCAGCGAAACTGATGACAACGATCAAATCGTTGCTGGTCACAGCACCCGATGAGATTCGACGCCGCTATAGTGCGATGTCCACATTGGTCATGGTGGAGGCCTTGTCCCGGTGCCGACCATCAGCTGACCTGGCCGACCCCAGAAATGGGGTGCTCCTCGCGTTGAAGACATTAGCCACCACCTATCGTGATTTACAGAAACAGGGTACGCAGCTGGAAAAACACATCAGTATCCTGGTTGAGATGATCAATCCGCATGTGACCTCGATATTTGGGTGTGGTTCCGTGGTGGCTGCTGATCTGATTGTCAGTGTGGGGGATAATCCAGGCCGGATTCACTCCGAGGCAGCATTAGCTCATCTGTGCGGGGCCGCACCGATTCCGGCTAGTTCTGGACGGACTCATCGGCACCGTCTCAACCGGGGTGGTGATCGTCGGGCGAATTCTGCGTTGCATCGGATCGCGTTGGTGCGGATGCATCATGACCAACGCACCAGGGACTACGTAGCCAAACGCACCAAGGAAGGATTGTCGAAAAAGGAGATCTTACGGTGTCTGAAACGCGCCATTGTCAGGGAGGTCTACCGGGTGTTGTGCTTGGGTCAGGCCGTTCTTCCAACGGGCCAGGTAGAGGTTGATGAACTCAAAGCTCGACGGATCGAGAGGCAGTTATCGCAAGCCCAGGTTGCTGAAAAACTCGGGTGTGCCCCGGCGAGAATCAGTGATATCGAAACCGGCAAGCGCCCTTTGCCGGAGTTGAGGTTGGCTTATGAAGAACTTCTCAAATCAGCTTGA